CTTGGATTTGCTCCAGGAACTGCAAGAAAGATTATCCATACTGGCAAATTACTATTAGTGAATCGTGGTTTTAATATCTACGATAACAAACGGATTGGTACAATTCCAGCCAGTGTCGCTGAAGAACTACTAGGAATTGAACTCCAGAAAGAAGCATAATGAATGACTATTCGTAAAGCTAAAAGTGGTAAATGGACTGTTGATGTTTCTAACGGTTTCCACCCAGTCACACAAAAAAGAATACGTATTATTCGTAAAGGATTAAAATCTAAAAAAGAAGCCCTAGAACTTGAACAACATATTAGAGTTGTAGAATTAAAAGAAAAACAATTTGACTTTGTAGTAACAACGGATATGTTATTCGACTTACTTGAAGAAGATGATTTGAAAAATGGCAGAAAAGTAAGCTACACAAGTACACAAAGAAACAATTATGAGCGTCATATTAAGCCATATTTTAAAAATACAAATTTAAATAAATTAACGTATGACCATATATTCGAATTTCGTGAATACCTAAAAACAAAACCTAAAAAACAAAATGAAAATGAAGTTTTAAGCTATAATACAATTAATAAGATTCTAATTTTACTTAAAAAAATTTTTGATACTGGTATAAGAAAATCCCTCATTGATAAAAATCCTGTTGAGAATCTTAGAAAATTACCAATTAGGAAGCCTAATATCAAATTTTGGAGTATAGAAGAGTTCACGAGATTTAGAGAACTTATTCGAGATGATGAAATAAGCTATGACCTGTTTTTCGTAATTGCTTTCTTTACTGGAATGAGAATGGGAGAAATACTCGCATTAAACTGGAATGATATAAATCTTTTAACAAATACGATTTACGTTACCAAAACGGTATACTTTGTCAATAATACAAGCTACATTAATACAACAAAAACACGATCAGGAACTAGAAATATAACAATAAATCAGAAATTAGCAGAAATGCTAAAAGACTGGAAAGTAAAACAAAAAGAAAAACTTGAGGAATTTACGAAAAATACTGAAGAACTACAAATAATACAGAGTACACCAATAACAATTACAAAAAATATGATTGATAAGAAGTTTAAGCAAATACTAGAAAGGGATAAAGATTTAAAGAAAATAAGAATTCATGATTTGAGACACTCTCATGCATCATTACTTATAAATCAAGGAGAAGATTATCTTGTTGTCAAAGAAAGATTAGGACACGCATCTATTACAACAACAATTGATACTTATTCTCATTTGTACCCTAGCAAACAGAAAACATTGGCTAATAAACTTGATGATTTATTTTAAAATGGAAAAAATTGGTAACTCGACACACAACAAAGAAAAAAAGACAAGGTCCGAAAACCTTGTCTTTTAAACTATACCGGCGGCCGGGGTCGAACCGGCACGTCCTTGCGGACACTGGATTTTGAGTCCAGCGCGTCTGCCAATTCCGCCACGCCGGCATAAATTTAACTGGGGTAGCTGGATTCGAACCAACGCATGAGGGAGTCAAAGTCCCTTGCCTTACCGCTTGGCTATACCCCAATAATAATATTAATAAATAGGCGAGTGATGGGGATCGAACCCACGCATGCCAGAGCCACAATCTGGTGTGTTAACCACTTCACCACACCCGCCATAATTATTAACACGGGCAGTAGGAATTGAACCCACACTGAAGGTTTTGGAGACCTTAGTTCTACCTTTAAACTATGCCCGTAAAGGATGGAAGGGGAGGGATTCGAACCCCCGAACCCGAAGGAGCGGATTTACAGTCCGCCGCGTTTAGCCTCTTCGCTACCCTTCCTGATTATTGAATTGATGGCGCGAGACGGAATCGAACCGCCGACACATGGAGCTTCAATCCATTGCTCTACCAACTGAGCTACCGAGCCAAATTGCGGGAGCAGGATTTGAACCTACGACCTTCGGGTTATGAGCCCGACGAGCTACCGAGCTGCTCCATCCCGCGTTAATATTAAGGAGGATGTGGGATTCGAACCCACGCACGCTTTTACACGCCTGACGGTTTTCAAGACCGTTCCCTTCAGCCGGACTTGGGTAATCCTCCAAATATATAGTCCGTACGGGATTCGAACCCGTGTTACCGCCGTGAAAAGGCGGTGTCTTAACCCCTTGACCAACGGACCATACTATTAATGGGCACGAGTGGACTCGAACCACCGACCTCACGCTTATCAGGCGTGCGCTCTAACCACCTGAGCTACGCGCCCAAGTTAAAAAACTTGGTAAAAATGAACAAAAGTTCAAAGCGGGTGACGAGAATCGAACTCGCGACAACAGCTTGGAAGGCTGTAGTTTTACCACTAAACTACACCCGCTTAAATGGGAGTTAACGGGATCGAACCGCTGACCCTCTGCTTGTAAGGCAGATGCTCTCCCAGCTGAGCTAAACTCCCAAATGAGCCTAGTATCTACTAGGCTCAATCTCTTGCTAAGCGACTACCTTATCTCACAGGGGGCAACCCCCAACTACTTCCGGCGTTCTAGGGCTTAACTGCTGTGTTCGGCATGGGTACAGGTGTATCTCCTAGGCTATCGTCACTTAACTCTGAATGATTAAACATTCAAAATTGAACATCTATATTCTAACAAGTTAACCTTACGTTGTCAATATCTTTTGACTCTTTGGATAAGTCCTCGAGCTATTAGTATTAGTCCGCTCCATTGCTCACACAACTTCCACTCCTAACCTATCTACCTGATCTTCTCTCAGGGCTCTTACTGATATAAAATCATGGGAAATCTCATCTTGAGGTGGGTTTCACACTTAGATGCTTTCAGCGTTTATCCCTTCCCTACATAGCTACCCAGCGATGCCTCTGGCGAGACAACTGGTACACCAGCGGTAAGTCCACTCTGGTCCTCTCGTACTAGGAGCAGATCCTCTCAAATTTCCTACGCCCGCGACGGATAGGGACCGAACTGTCTCACGACGTTCTGAACCCAGCTCGCGTGCCGCTTTAATGGGCGAACAGCCCAACCCTTGGGACCGACTACAGCCCCAGGATGCGACGAGCCGACATCGAGGTGCCAAACCTCCCCGTCGATGTGAACTCTTGGGGGAGATAAGCCTGTTATCCCCAGGGTAGCTTTTATCCGTTGAGCGATGGCCCTTCCATACGGAACCACCGGATCACTAAGCCCGACTTTCGTCCCTGCTCGAGTTGTAGCTCTCGCAGTCAAGCTCCCTTATACCTTTACACTCTGCGAATGATTTCCAACCATTCTGAGGGAACCTTTGGGCGCCTCCGTTACCTTTTAGGAGGCGACCGCCCCAGTCAAACTGCCCGTCAGACACTGTCTCCGTAGATGATGAACCTACCGGGTTAGAGTGGCCATAACACAAGGGTAGTATCCCAACAACGCCTCCATCGAAACTGGCGTCCCGATCTCTATGGCTCCTACCTATCCTGTACATGTGGCACAGACACTCAATATCAAACTGCAGTAAAGCTCCATGGGGTCTTTCCGTCCTGTCGCGGGTAACCTGCATCTTCACAGGTACTAAAATTTCACCGAGTCTCTCGTTGAGACAGTGCCCAAATCATTACGCCTTTCGTGCGGGTCGGAACTTACCCGACAAGGAATTTCGCTACCTTAGGACCGTTATAGTTACGGCCGCCGTTTACTGGGGCTTCAATTCATACCTTCGCGTTACCGCTAAGCACTCCTCTTAACCTTCCAGCACCGGGCAGGCGTCACCCCCTATACATCATCTTACGATTTAGCAGAGAGCTGTGTTTTTGATAAACAGTTGCTTGGGCCTATTCACTGCGGCTGACTGAAAGCCAGCACCCCTTCTCCCGAAGTTACGGGGTCATTTTGCCGAGTTCCTTAACGAGAGTTCTCTCGCTCACCTGAGGCTACTCGCCTCGACTACCTGTGTCGGTTTGCGGTACGGGTAGAGTATGATTAACGCTAGAAGCTTTTCTTGGCAGTGTGACGTCACTAACTTCGCTACTAAACTTCGCTCCCCATCACAGCTCAATGTTATAGAATTAAGCATTTAACTCAATTCACACCTCACTGCTTAGACGTGCACTTCCAGTCGCACGCTTTAGTTAGCCTACTGCGTCCCTCCTTCACTACATACTCTAGTACAGGAATATCAACCTGTTGTCCATCGGATACACCTTTCGGTCTCTCCTTAGGTCCCGACTAACCCAGGGCGGACGAGCCTTCCCCTGGAAACCTTAGTCTTACGGTGGACAGGATTCTCACCTGTCTTTCGCTACTCATACCGGCATTCTCACTTCTATGCGTTCCAGCACTCCTCACGGTACACCTTCTCCACACATAGAACGCTCTCCTACCATACCTATAAAGGTATCCACAGCTTCGGTAAATTGTTTTAGCCCCGGTACATTTTCGGCGCAGGGTCACTCGACTAGTGAGCTATTACGCACTCTTTGAATGAATAGCTGCTTCTAAGCTAACATCCTAGTTGTCTGTGCAACCCCACATCCTTTTCCACTTAACAATTATTTTGGGACCTTAGCTGGTGGTCTGGGCTGTTTCCCTTTCGACTACGGATCTTAGCACTCGCAGTCTGACTGCCGACCATAATTCATTGGCATTCGGAGTTTATCTGAGATTGGTAATCCGGGATGGACCCCTCACCCAAACAGTGCTCTACCTCCAAGAATCTTAATGTCGACGCTAGCCCTAAAGCTATTTCGGAGAGAACCAGCTATCTCCAAGTTCGTTTAGAATTTCTCCGCTACCCACAAGTCATCCAAGCACTTTTCAACGTGCCCTGGTTCGGTCCTCCAGTGAGTTTTACCTCACCTTCAACCTGCTCATGGGTAGGTCACATGGTTTCGGGTCTACGACATAATACTAATGCGCCCTATTCAGACTCGGTTTCCCTACGGCTCCGTCTCTTCAACTTAACCTCGCATCATATCGTAACTCGCCGGTTCATTCTACAAAAGGCACGCTCTCACCCATTAACGGGCTCGAACTTGTTGTAGGCACACGGTTTCAGGTTCTATTTCACTCCCCTCCCGGGGTGCTTTTCACCTTTCCCTCACGGTACTGGTTCACTATCGGTCACTAGAGAGTATTTAGGGTTGGGAGATGGTCCTCCCAGATTCCGACGGGATTTCTCGTGTCCCGCCGTACTCAGGATACTGCTAGGTATAAAGACTATTTCGAATACGAGGCTCTTACTCTCTTTGGCTGACCTTCCCATGTCATTCTTCTATAATCTTTAAGTCCATATTGCAGTCCTACAACCCCGAAGAGTAAACTCTTCGGTTTGCCCTCCTGCCGTTTCGCTCGCCGCTACTCAGGCAATCGCTTTTGCTTTCTCTTCCTGCAGCTACTTAGATGTTTCAGTTCACTGCGTCTTCCTCTACCTATCCTTAACAGATAGGAGTACTAGCCATTAGCTAGTGGGTTCCCCCATTCGGACATCTCTGGATCGTCGCTTACTTACAGCTCCCCAAAGCATTTCGTCGTTTGTCACGTCCTTCTTCGGCTTCTAGTGCCAAGGCATCCACCGTGCGCCCTTATTAACTTAACCTTATTTTTGGTCTTGCGACCTAAACTCTTTAAATATTTACAGCGTTTCGGTTTATTTTCTTGTTACTATTTGATATAGATATTCAATTTTCAATGTTCAATCTTAACACCCTTACAGTGTTAATGGAGCCTAGCGGGATCGAACCGCTGACCTCCTGCGTGCAAAGCAGGCGCTCTCCCAGCTGAGCTAAGGCCCCACAAGACCTCTCAAAACTAAACAAGACCAACGTACAGGTTTCCATTTCCTTAGAAAGGAGGTGATCCAGCCGCACCTTCCGATACGGCTACCTTGTTACGACTTCACCCCAATCATCTATCCCACCTTAGGCGGCTGGCTCCTTACGGTTACCTCACCGACTTCGGGTGTTACAAACTCTCGTGGTGTGACGGGCGGTGTGTACAAGGCCCGGGAACGTATTCACCGCGACGTGCTGATCCGCGATTACTAGCGATTCCGACTTCATGTAGGCGAGTTGCAGCCTACAATCCGAACTGAGACTGGCTTTAAGAGATTAGCTTGCCGTCACCGACTCGCGACTCGTTGTACCAGCCATTGTAGCACGTGTGTAGCCCAGGTCATAAGGGGCATGATGATTTGACGTCATCCCCACCTTCCTCCGGTTTATTACCGGCAGTCTCGCTAGAGTGCCCAACTCAATGATGGCAACTAACAATAGGGGTTGCGCTCGTTGCGGGACTTAACCCAACATCTCACGACACGAGCTGACGACAACCATGCACCACCTGTCACCTCTGTCCCGAAGGAAAACTCTATCTCTAGAGCGGTCAGAGGGATGTCAAGACCTGGTAAGGTTCTTCGCGTTGCTTCGAATTAAACCACATGCTCCACCGCTTGTGCGGGCCCCCGTCAATTCCTTTGAGTTTCAACCTTGCGGTCGTACTCCCCAGGCGGAGTGCTTAATGCGTTAGCTGCGGCACTGAGTCCCGGAAAGGACCCAACACCTAGCACTCATCGTTTACGGCGTGGACTACCAGGGTATCTAATCCTGTTTGCTCCCCACGCTTTCGAGCCTCAGCGTCAGTTACAGACCAGAGAGCCGCTTTCGCCACCGGTGTTCCTCCATATATCTACGCATTTCACCGCTACACATGGAATTCCACTCTCCCCTTCTGCACTCAAGTTAAACAGTTTCCAAAGCGTACTATGGTTAAGCCACAGCCTTTAACTTCAGACTTATCTAACCGCCTGCGCTCGCTTTACGCCCAATAAATCCGGATAACGCTCGGGACCTACGTATTACCGCGGCTGCTGGCACGTAGTTAGCCGTCCCTTTCTGGTAAGTTACCGTCACAGTGTGAACTTTCCACTCTCACACTCGTTCTTCTCTTACAACAGAGCTTTACGATCCGAAAACCTTCTTCACTCACGCGGCGTTGCTCGGTCAGGGTTGCCCCCATTGCCGAAGATTCCCTACTGCTGCCTCCCGTAGGAGTCTGGGCCGTGTCTCAGTCCCAGTGTGGCCGATCACCCTCTCAGGTCGGCTATGTATCGTCGCCTTGGTGAGCCGTTACCTCACCAACTAGCTAATACAACGCAGGTCCATCTCTTAGTGATGCATTTGCACCTTTCAAATCAACATCATGCGATATCGACTTTTATGCGGTATTAGCTATCGTTTCCAATAGTTATCCCCCGCTAAGAGGCAGGTTACCTACGCGTTACTCACCCGTTCGCAACTCATCCGCTCGGTGCAAGCACCAAGCTTCAGCGTTCTACTTGCATGTATTAGGCACGCCGCCAGCGTTCATCCTGAGCCAGGATCAAACTCTCATTAAAATAATTGTTTGTCTTAAACTCATTCTGTCACTGACAGATTTATTGTTTTTTTATTGTTCAGTTACTACAACTTTCGTTATAGCGCCCTGCACATTGGTTCGTCTTGTTCAGTTTTCAAAGGTCTTTGTCGCTCTCGCGCGACAACTATATTAGTATATCATGACCTTCTCTTACTGTCAATACTTTTTCTTAAAAAAATTTATTTTTTTGAAAGTTTTTTTAAAAGTAATAAAGAAAAGCCTGTATTACAGGCTTTTCTATTATTCTAGTTCTTTGTTAATGATGAGAAATTTTTCTTCTCCGTAACCTCTTTTCATTAAACCTGCTTCAGCTATGTCTAGAAGATCTTTTGAAAGGGATTGGATCGCTTCTTTTTCTTCTTTACTTAGAATTTTCTTTGAATATTTCTTTCTAAGTTTTCGATAGTCCTGTTCTTCATTTTTAAAAAATGAAGAATCTTCTAAATAGTTTTCCAGTTTTTCTAATTCTACAAACAAGCCCAACTCAAAGGCAATCGGGGCAAAAGTGGTTTCTAACGGTTGCGTACAAACACTTCTAAATTCCACAGTCCCACGAGCAGTTAAATCTTGAAATTGGTAACTTCGATGTTGTTTTAGATCTTCTTTTACAGGCTTAATGATCTTTTCATTTCCATCAGCCGTATAGGCTGTAATTTCTTTTTGATCTAGATAGTCTTCCGCTCGAATTGGTTTAAAATAATAAGATTTCCCCTCTCTAGTTGCCGTAAAAATAGCCGTTCTAGCGAGATTATTAAAAAACTCTTCTTCGCTTTGGTAGTCCTTAGGATAAATCCCTACATTTTCCTTATAATAACCATGTAAGGATTCTTCCCAGAAAATATCTCTGGCAATTTTTGTATCCCAAGCCTCTGCTGAAAATTCTGAGTTAGAAAACAAATATGCTTTTGCTGCTTCAATTTTATTAAAGGCATTAATGATGCGAAGATAGTTATCGCGCCTTACATCCAATTGAACCTGGTTTCCGCATATAAATGCTCCGTACGAAGGATAAGAGTGTGTTTTCATCCCTGTACCATTCATTGCAAGGAAAGCCATTAACATCTTGTATCGTTCGATTTTCACTGGGCTATTATCATTTTCTTGCCACAGAGGATGGATTCCGTGCCCTTGGATTTCGTGATTATTTTCTTGCAAAATCGGTTGAATAATCTTCAAATAGGCCTCAAAACGTTTGGCCACCTCATTTATAGAACGAGCTCTCTCAAATGCAAATTCAATTGTATTGTAACTCAACTCGAATAGAATACGATCTTTAGAAGAGCAGTGAATCAATTGAATAGGATTTTGATCGTCATCTATTTTTTCAACTTCAAAATCTGATAAGTTGGCTAAGGTTCGAAAAAGATTTTTCGTCACCTCTATATTTGTTTTGTTTCCATTTGTTTCTACAATCGGAAACTCTAATTCAACTCCGACAAAGAGTTCCGAATCCTCTTTCATATTACTAAGGTACTTCTCTTTTAGTAATTTAATTGCTTGTTGTTTTGTCATTGAATCCTTTTTCTTCTATTGGAGATATGGGTTTCATTATATCATTTTTTGTTATTCTCGACTACTCATGAAAAGCAAGACAAAACGCCTGCTTACGAAATTGTTTTAAATTAAAGCAATTTCGTAAACAAGCGTCTACCATTCATTCAATATGATGAGTGTTCCCGCTGGGGAAAATCCCCAGCGGTAGACCAGAGCTAGACTAAGAATAACAGTGTATTCCATCATCATAACACTCAACAAAATTGATGATATTATACCAATTCGATGATAGCCATTGGCGCAGCATCACCACGACGTGGTTCAGTTTTAAGGATACGAGTATATCCACCATTGCGCTCAGCATAACGAGGTGCTAATTCAGAGAACAATTTTTGAAGTGCAGTTGTTTCTGAGTATTTACCTGTTTCTTCATCAAAGTTTTGTGATGCAACTTCGTTACGTACGAATGCAGCAGCTTGACGACGTGCATGCAAATCACCACGTTTACCCAAAGTAATCATTTTTTCAACTGATTTACGGATTTCTTTCGCACGTGCTTCAGTTGTTACAATTGCTTCATTGATGATAAGATCTGTAGTCAAATCGCGAAGCATCGCTTTACGTTGTGAGCTAGTGCGTCCTAGTTTACGGTAAGCCATGTATTCCTCCTCTATTTATCGTTTTTTAACCCAAGGCCTAAGTCGGCAAGTTTGATTTTAACTTCTTCAAGACTCTTACGTCCCAAGTTACGAACTTTCATCATTTCTGCTTCTGATTTTTCAGTCAAATCGTAAACAGTATTAATGCCAGCACGTTTCAAACAGTTATATGAACGAACTGAAAGATCTAATTCTTCGATCGTACGTTCTAAAATGCGATCATCAGAAGTTGTATCCACTTCCTTCATAACATCTGTTGCAATAGCAATTTCAGTTAAGTTTGTGAATAGATTTAGGTGTTCTGTCAAAATACGAGCAGACAAACCTAAGGCATCTTCTGGAATGATTGTCCCATTTGTCAAAATTTCAAGGGTTAGCTTGTCAAAGCCATCGTTGCTACCAACGCGTGCTGGTTCAACTTGGTAATTGACTTTAGTCACTGGCGTATAGATTGAATCTACAGCAAGTGTTCCCACTGGTGCATCATCTTTTTTGTTTTGATCAGCTGGAACATAGCCACGTCCACTGTTTACAGTAAGCGTTGCTTTCAAAGATGCTCCTTCTCCGATTGTAAATAGATAATGATCAGGGTTTACAATTTCGATGTCACTATCAGTAAGAATATCTCCAGCAGTTACTTCTGCAGGTCCTTCTACATCAAGTTCAATAATCTTTTCGTCTTGGACGTAAGATTTAACGGCGATTCCTTTAACGTTAAGAATAATTTGCATAACGTCTTCACGGACTCCTGGAACGGTATCAAATTCGTGGAGTACACCTTCAATGTTGATTGAAGTGACAGCTGCACCTGGAAGTGAAGCCAGAAGTACACGACGAAGTGAGTTTCCAAGTG
The Streptococcus parasanguinis genome window above contains:
- a CDS encoding tyrosine-type recombinase/integrase codes for the protein MTIRKAKSGKWTVDVSNGFHPVTQKRIRIIRKGLKSKKEALELEQHIRVVELKEKQFDFVVTTDMLFDLLEEDDLKNGRKVSYTSTQRNNYERHIKPYFKNTNLNKLTYDHIFEFREYLKTKPKKQNENEVLSYNTINKILILLKKIFDTGIRKSLIDKNPVENLRKLPIRKPNIKFWSIEEFTRFRELIRDDEISYDLFFVIAFFTGMRMGEILALNWNDINLLTNTIYVTKTVYFVNNTSYINTTKTRSGTRNITINQKLAEMLKDWKVKQKEKLEEFTKNTEELQIIQSTPITITKNMIDKKFKQILERDKDLKKIRIHDLRHSHASLLINQGEDYLVVKERLGHASITTTIDTYSHLYPSKQKTLANKLDDLF
- the rplQ gene encoding 50S ribosomal protein L17 encodes the protein MAYRKLGRTSSQRKAMLRDLTTDLIINEAIVTTEARAKEIRKSVEKMITLGKRGDLHARRQAAAFVRNEVASQNFDEETGKYSETTALQKLFSELAPRYAERNGGYTRILKTEPRRGDAAPMAIIELV
- a CDS encoding DNA-directed RNA polymerase subunit alpha, whose product is MIEFEKPNITKIDENKDYGVFVVEPLERGYGTTLGNSLRRVLLASLPGAAVTSINIEGVLHEFDTVPGVREDVMQIILNVKGIAVKSYVQDEKIIELDVEGPAEVTAGDILTDSDIEIVNPDHYLFTIGEGASLKATLTVNSGRGYVPADQNKKDDAPVGTLAVDSIYTPVTKVNYQVEPARVGSNDGFDKLTLEILTNGTIIPEDALGLSARILTEHLNLFTNLTEIAIATDVMKEVDTTSDDRILERTIEELDLSVRSYNCLKRAGINTVYDLTEKSEAEMMKVRNLGRKSLEEVKIKLADLGLGLKNDK
- a CDS encoding DUF3173 domain-containing protein translates to MIKTVTKDDLIELGFAPGTARKIIHTGKLLLVNRGFNIYDNKRIGTIPASVAEELLGIELQKEA
- a CDS encoding gamma-glutamylcysteine synthetase, which gives rise to MTKQQAIKLLKEKYLSNMKEDSELFVGVELEFPIVETNGNKTNIEVTKNLFRTLANLSDFEVEKIDDDQNPIQLIHCSSKDRILFELSYNTIEFAFERARSINEVAKRFEAYLKIIQPILQENNHEIQGHGIHPLWQENDNSPVKIERYKMLMAFLAMNGTGMKTHSYPSYGAFICGNQVQLDVRRDNYLRIINAFNKIEAAKAYLFSNSEFSAEAWDTKIARDIFWEESLHGYYKENVGIYPKDYQSEEEFFNNLARTAIFTATREGKSYYFKPIRAEDYLDQKEITAYTADGNEKIIKPVKEDLKQHRSYQFQDLTARGTVEFRSVCTQPLETTFAPIAFELGLFVELEKLENYLEDSSFFKNEEQDYRKLRKKYSKKILSKEEKEAIQSLSKDLLDIAEAGLMKRGYGEEKFLIINKELE